Proteins from a single region of Streptomyces spectabilis:
- a CDS encoding amino acid adenylation domain-containing protein gives MSNWPPPHPPAVTEWNDTARGYPRHETLVDLLDRAAAAHRDLPAVRTTAGTALTHGQLALESVELAVALHGTGVEPRTPVAVLMDHLPETVLALHAVVRAGAHYVPLDPRWPAARVARIVRSLGVRHLIASDSLRDEAYEITGQAGDVTSLLLLSAAADGSPAPSARWLTRPADGEEGERIWSAHHLPRGPAALTPPAADDLAYVIFTSGSTGDPKGVAVRHRSVVNLVDWFNRRNGVGPHDVLLQVAAFSFDLSVYDVFGVPAAGGSLLLLPAAELADPYAVSDALLDHGVTLWNSAPAAFTLVLLFAAESDRGDRGKLRRVFLSGDWVPLDTAPALKREFPGAVLVALGGATEACVWSNDFVVDRVDPAWSSIPYGHPMQNSRYYVLGPDLTPCHVGEAGELFIAGDCVTAGYVNDPALTEARFLPDPWAAGADERMYRTGDRARWTEAGWVEFLGRLDSQVKVRGFRVELGEVEQAARRLPGVDEAVAVTCGDPRDPALALALRMAAPESGRDILRLLADELPEYMLPGKIHAATALPVGPTGKVDRKSLARLFERAPAPQP, from the coding sequence ATGAGCAACTGGCCGCCCCCACACCCCCCTGCCGTGACCGAGTGGAACGACACCGCCCGCGGCTATCCGCGCCACGAGACCCTGGTGGACCTGCTGGACCGCGCGGCCGCCGCCCACCGCGACCTCCCGGCCGTCCGCACCACCGCGGGCACCGCCCTCACCCACGGGCAACTCGCCCTGGAAAGCGTTGAGTTGGCCGTGGCCCTGCACGGCACCGGGGTCGAGCCCCGCACCCCCGTCGCGGTGCTCATGGACCACCTCCCGGAGACGGTCCTCGCCCTCCACGCCGTGGTCCGCGCGGGCGCCCACTACGTGCCGCTCGACCCCCGCTGGCCGGCGGCCCGCGTCGCGCGGATCGTCCGCTCGCTCGGCGTGCGACACCTCATCGCGTCCGACTCCCTCCGGGACGAGGCGTACGAGATCACCGGGCAGGCCGGGGACGTCACCTCGCTCCTGCTCCTGTCCGCCGCGGCCGACGGCTCCCCGGCCCCGTCCGCGCGGTGGCTGACCCGCCCCGCCGACGGCGAGGAGGGCGAGCGCATCTGGAGCGCCCACCACCTCCCGCGGGGCCCGGCAGCGCTCACCCCGCCCGCGGCGGACGACCTCGCGTACGTCATCTTCACTTCGGGCTCGACCGGCGACCCCAAGGGCGTCGCGGTGCGCCACCGCAGCGTGGTGAACCTGGTCGACTGGTTCAACCGCCGCAACGGCGTGGGGCCCCACGACGTGCTCCTCCAGGTCGCCGCGTTCAGTTTCGACCTCTCCGTGTACGACGTCTTCGGGGTGCCCGCCGCCGGCGGCAGCCTGCTCCTGCTCCCCGCCGCCGAACTCGCCGACCCGTACGCCGTCAGCGACGCGCTCCTCGACCACGGCGTGACCCTGTGGAACTCCGCTCCGGCCGCGTTCACGCTGGTCCTGCTCTTCGCCGCGGAGTCCGACCGGGGCGACCGCGGCAAGCTGCGCCGCGTCTTCCTGAGCGGTGACTGGGTGCCCCTCGACACGGCACCGGCGCTGAAGCGCGAGTTCCCCGGCGCCGTGCTCGTGGCGCTCGGCGGCGCCACGGAGGCGTGCGTCTGGTCGAACGACTTCGTCGTGGACCGCGTCGACCCCGCCTGGAGCAGCATCCCCTACGGCCACCCCATGCAGAACTCCCGCTACTACGTACTCGGGCCCGACCTGACCCCCTGCCACGTGGGCGAGGCGGGCGAGCTGTTCATCGCGGGGGACTGCGTCACCGCGGGCTACGTCAACGACCCGGCCCTGACCGAGGCCCGCTTCCTGCCCGACCCGTGGGCGGCCGGGGCGGACGAGCGGATGTACCGCACCGGCGACCGGGCCCGGTGGACCGAGGCCGGCTGGGTGGAGTTCCTCGGGCGGCTCGACTCGCAGGTCAAGGTGCGCGGCTTCCGCGTCGAGCTGGGCGAGGTGGAGCAGGCCGCGAGGCGCCTGCCGGGCGTGGACGAGGCCGTCGCGGTGACCTGTGGCGACCCCCGGGACCCGGCCCTCGCCCTTGCCTTGCGCATGGCCGCGCCCGAGAGCGGCAGGGACATCCTGCGGCTCCTCGCCGACGAACTGCCTGAGTACATGCTGCCGGGCAAGATCCACGCGGCGACGGCGCTGCCCGTGGGCCCGACCGGGAAGGTCGACCGCAAGTCGCTCGCCCGGCTCTTCGAACGGGCCCCCGCGCCGCAGCCCTGA